One Syngnathus acus chromosome 13, fSynAcu1.2, whole genome shotgun sequence genomic window carries:
- the LOC119132390 gene encoding protein IWS1 homolog isoform X1: MDGEEDEFMSGSHSDDGGGTPVQDEHQASDGEDMSSNKHHSEDEGSNNEEASYNKHQNDSDSDNDVRRGGDSDSEAEAPGRHGDDDQRSDSEAEAPVRRHDPGSDSEAEAPVHHKDQGSDSEAEAPVRHKDQGSDSEAEPPRRRADQGSDSEAEAPVRRDDPLSDSEAEAPSRRDNQGSDSEPERPKPADSDDDSVGKRRMSVSEDEAAVKQAASDNEEREASSPVTRRGSSSDMEEDRAKAAAAAAVESDSDNEHAKAKSAADSDSDTETPPKRKTAAALNSGDESDARQEEAEESGGGKWKAVMRSDSENEEDGGGEEKKKAANVVGSDGEAQEKQKASDNSDDDEQPVKRKKAIVSDSEDDEMEKPAVKRSRAVSDDDDNSDSDGESGGIDKSMAAKLRELGSDSGSDDDDRNKAAGENKDEKALFGSDSDDDDNQEEKMIADIFGESGDEEEEEFTGFNQEDLEDKKEAKEKLQKMEDSDSDEGIRHRGQDISFMSDFDIMLARKKAMSGKRRRHRDGGTFISDADDVVSAMIIKMNEAAEEDRTLNSAKKPALKKLTLLPQVVMHLKKQDLKDTFIDSGVMTAIKEWISPLPDKSLPALRIREELLKILQELPSVSQETLKHSGIGRAVMFLYKHPKESRSNKDLALKLINEWSRPIFGLTSNYKGMTREERQQRDLDQQMPQRRRLSHPQRVERAEEPDVFSPPSSSAGQTPRRDLEKQLTGEEKALRPGDPGFCARARVPMPSNKDYVVRPKWNVEMESSRGPAKKGMSRVDKQMRRFADIRRLTKTGHAVKISVEGNRMPL; the protein is encoded by the exons ATGGACGGAGAAGAGGACGAATTCATGTCTGGCAGCCACTCCG ATGACGGAGGCGGAACTCCTGTTCAGGATGAACATCAGGCATCGGATGGCGAGGACATGAGCAGCAACAAACATCATTCTGAG GACGAGGGGAGTAACAACGAGGAGGCGTCTTACAACAAACATCAAAATGACAGCGACTCCGACAATGACGTCCGACGAGGTGGTGACAGCGACTCCGAAGCGGAAGCGCCTGGTCGCCATGGTGACGACGACCAGCGAAGCGATTCCGAGGCAGAAGCTCCCGTTCGCCGTCATGACCCAGGAAGTGACTCTGAGGCCGAGGCCCCTGTTCACCACAAAGACCAGGGGAGCGATTCCGAGGCCGAGGCCCCTGTTCGCCACAAAGACCAGGGGAGCGATTCCGAGGCCGAGCCTCCACGTCGCCGCGCCGACCAGGGTAGCGACTCCGAGGCAGAGGCTCCGGTTCGCCGCGACGATCCGCTGAGCGACTCTGAGGCCGAGGCTCCGAGTCGCCGCGACAACCAGGGGAGTGATTCGGAGCCGGAACGCCCAAAGCCCGCTGACAGCGACGATGACTCTGTGGGAAAACGCAGAATGAGCGTGTCGGAGGACGAGGCGGCGGTCAAACAGGCCGCTTCAGACAATGAGGAAAGGGAGGCTTCGTCCCCCGTGACGCGCAGGGGGAGCAGCTCAGACATGGAGGAGGACAGAGctaaagcagcagcagcagcggcggtggAGAGTGACTCTGACAACGAGCACGCCAAAGCAAAATCCGCTGCCGACAGTGACTCTGACACAGAGACGCCGCCCAAACGCAAGACAGCGGCGGCACTGAACTCTGGCGATGAGTCCGATGCACGCCAGGAAGAGGCCGAGGAGAGTGGGGGAGGCAAATGGAAGGCCGTCATGCGGTCGGACAGTGAGAACGAGGAGGACGGTGGCGgcgaggagaagaagaaagccGCCAATGTCGTGGGAAGCGACGGAGAAGCGCAAGAGAAGCAGAAAGCCTCGGACAacagtgatgatgatgagcagCCAG tgaagaggaagaaggcCATCGTGTCAGACAGTGAGGATGATGAGATGGAAAAACCAG CTGTCAAGAGGAGTCGCGCGGTTTccgacgacgacgacaactCCGACAGCGACGGCGAGTCGGGCGGAATCGACAAGAGCATGGCCGCCAAGCTCCGGGAGCTGGGCTCCGACAGTGGCAGCGACGACGACGACCGCAACAAGGCGGCGGGGGAGAACAAAGACGAGAAGGCGCTCTTCGGGAGCGACagcgacgacgacgacaaccAGGAGGA AAAAATGATCGCAGACATCTTTGGAGAGTCAggcgatgaggaggaggaagagttcACG GGCTTCAACCAGGAGGACCTGGAGGATAAGAAGGAGGCCAAGGAGAAGCTGCAGAAGATGGAGGACTCTGATTCTGATGAGGGAATCCGTCACAGAGGCCAAGA TATCAGCTTCATGTCCGACTTTGACATCATGCTGGCTCGCAAGAAGGCCATGAGCGGCAAGCGGCGGCGTCACAGAGACGGCGGAACGTTTATCAGCGACGCCGACGACGTGGTCAGCGCCATGATCATCAAGATGAACGAGGCCGCGGAG gaGGACAGAACGTTGAACAGTGCGAAGAAACCGGCGCTCAAGAAGCTCACTCTGCTGCCTCAAGTGGTCATGCAtctaaaaaa GCAGGATCTGAAAGACACGTTCATTGACAGCGGCGTCATGACGGCCATCAAAGAGTGGATCAGCCCGCTCCCCGACAAGTCATTGCCGGCACTCCGGATCCGAGAGGAGCTGCTCAAGATCCTGCAGGAA CTGCCCAGCGTCAGTCAGGAGACGTTGAAGCACAGCGGCATCGGCCGCGCCGTCATGTTCCTCTACAAGCACCCCAAAGAGTCCAGATCCAACAAAGACCTGGCCCTCAAGCTCATCA ACGAGTGGTCGCGGCCCATTTTCGGCCTGACGTCCAATTACAAGGGAATGACGAGAGAGGAGCGGCAGCAGCGTGACCTTGACCAACAGATGCCTCAGCGCAGACGACTCAG tcatccacaGAGGGTGGAGAGAGCCGAGGAACCGGACGTCTTCTCTCCACCTAGCAG TTCTGCGGGACAAACTCCCCGTCGAGACCTGGAGAAACAGCTGACGGGAGAGGAAAA AGCGCTCCGACCGGGCGACCCGGGTTTCTGCGCCAGGGCTCGAGTGCCGATGCCCTCCAACAAAGACTACGTCGTCCGACCCAAATGGAACGTCGAGATGGAATCCAGCAGA GGTCCTGCGAAGAAGGGCATGTCTCGGGTGGACAAGCAGATGCGGCGCTTTGCGGACATCCGCCGCCTCACAAAGACAGGACATGCCGTTAAAATCAGCGTGGAAGGAAATCGTATGCCGCTCTGA
- the LOC119132390 gene encoding protein IWS1 homolog isoform X3: protein MDGEEDEFMSGSHSDDGGGTPVQDEHQASDGEDMSSNKHHSEDEGSNNEEASYNKHQNDSDSDNDVRRGGDSDSEAEAPGRHGDDDQRSDSEAEAPVRRHDPGSDSEAEAPVHHKDQGSDSEAEAPVRHKDQGSDSEAEPPRRRADQGSDSEAEAPVRRDDPLSDSEAEAPSRRDNQGSDSEPERPKPADSDDDSVGKRRMSVSEDEAAVKQAASDNEEREASSPVTRRGSSSDMEEDRAKAAAAAAVESDSDNEHAKAKSAADSDSDTETPPKRKTAAALNSGDESDARQEEAEESGGGKWKAVMRSDSENEEDGGGEEKKKAANVVGSDGEAQEKQKASDNSDDDEQPVKRKKAIVSDSEDDEMEKPAVKRSRAVSDDDDNSDSDGESGGIDKSMAAKLRELGSDSGSDDDDRNKAAGENKDEKALFGSDSDDDDNQEEKMIADIFGESGDEEEEEFTGFNQEDLEDKKEAKEKLQKMEDSDSDEGIRHRGQDISFMSDFDIMLARKKAMSGKRRRHRDGGTFISDADDVVSAMIIKMNEAAEEDRTLNSAKKPALKKLTLLPQVVMHLKKQDLKDTFIDSGVMTAIKEWISPLPDKSLPALRIREELLKILQELPSVSQETLKHSGIGRAVMFLYKHPKESRSNKDLALKLINEWSRPIFGLTSNYKGMTREERQQRDLDQQMPQRRRLSSAGQTPRRDLEKQLTGEEKALRPGDPGFCARARVPMPSNKDYVVRPKWNVEMESSRGPAKKGMSRVDKQMRRFADIRRLTKTGHAVKISVEGNRMPL from the exons ATGGACGGAGAAGAGGACGAATTCATGTCTGGCAGCCACTCCG ATGACGGAGGCGGAACTCCTGTTCAGGATGAACATCAGGCATCGGATGGCGAGGACATGAGCAGCAACAAACATCATTCTGAG GACGAGGGGAGTAACAACGAGGAGGCGTCTTACAACAAACATCAAAATGACAGCGACTCCGACAATGACGTCCGACGAGGTGGTGACAGCGACTCCGAAGCGGAAGCGCCTGGTCGCCATGGTGACGACGACCAGCGAAGCGATTCCGAGGCAGAAGCTCCCGTTCGCCGTCATGACCCAGGAAGTGACTCTGAGGCCGAGGCCCCTGTTCACCACAAAGACCAGGGGAGCGATTCCGAGGCCGAGGCCCCTGTTCGCCACAAAGACCAGGGGAGCGATTCCGAGGCCGAGCCTCCACGTCGCCGCGCCGACCAGGGTAGCGACTCCGAGGCAGAGGCTCCGGTTCGCCGCGACGATCCGCTGAGCGACTCTGAGGCCGAGGCTCCGAGTCGCCGCGACAACCAGGGGAGTGATTCGGAGCCGGAACGCCCAAAGCCCGCTGACAGCGACGATGACTCTGTGGGAAAACGCAGAATGAGCGTGTCGGAGGACGAGGCGGCGGTCAAACAGGCCGCTTCAGACAATGAGGAAAGGGAGGCTTCGTCCCCCGTGACGCGCAGGGGGAGCAGCTCAGACATGGAGGAGGACAGAGctaaagcagcagcagcagcggcggtggAGAGTGACTCTGACAACGAGCACGCCAAAGCAAAATCCGCTGCCGACAGTGACTCTGACACAGAGACGCCGCCCAAACGCAAGACAGCGGCGGCACTGAACTCTGGCGATGAGTCCGATGCACGCCAGGAAGAGGCCGAGGAGAGTGGGGGAGGCAAATGGAAGGCCGTCATGCGGTCGGACAGTGAGAACGAGGAGGACGGTGGCGgcgaggagaagaagaaagccGCCAATGTCGTGGGAAGCGACGGAGAAGCGCAAGAGAAGCAGAAAGCCTCGGACAacagtgatgatgatgagcagCCAG tgaagaggaagaaggcCATCGTGTCAGACAGTGAGGATGATGAGATGGAAAAACCAG CTGTCAAGAGGAGTCGCGCGGTTTccgacgacgacgacaactCCGACAGCGACGGCGAGTCGGGCGGAATCGACAAGAGCATGGCCGCCAAGCTCCGGGAGCTGGGCTCCGACAGTGGCAGCGACGACGACGACCGCAACAAGGCGGCGGGGGAGAACAAAGACGAGAAGGCGCTCTTCGGGAGCGACagcgacgacgacgacaaccAGGAGGA AAAAATGATCGCAGACATCTTTGGAGAGTCAggcgatgaggaggaggaagagttcACG GGCTTCAACCAGGAGGACCTGGAGGATAAGAAGGAGGCCAAGGAGAAGCTGCAGAAGATGGAGGACTCTGATTCTGATGAGGGAATCCGTCACAGAGGCCAAGA TATCAGCTTCATGTCCGACTTTGACATCATGCTGGCTCGCAAGAAGGCCATGAGCGGCAAGCGGCGGCGTCACAGAGACGGCGGAACGTTTATCAGCGACGCCGACGACGTGGTCAGCGCCATGATCATCAAGATGAACGAGGCCGCGGAG gaGGACAGAACGTTGAACAGTGCGAAGAAACCGGCGCTCAAGAAGCTCACTCTGCTGCCTCAAGTGGTCATGCAtctaaaaaa GCAGGATCTGAAAGACACGTTCATTGACAGCGGCGTCATGACGGCCATCAAAGAGTGGATCAGCCCGCTCCCCGACAAGTCATTGCCGGCACTCCGGATCCGAGAGGAGCTGCTCAAGATCCTGCAGGAA CTGCCCAGCGTCAGTCAGGAGACGTTGAAGCACAGCGGCATCGGCCGCGCCGTCATGTTCCTCTACAAGCACCCCAAAGAGTCCAGATCCAACAAAGACCTGGCCCTCAAGCTCATCA ACGAGTGGTCGCGGCCCATTTTCGGCCTGACGTCCAATTACAAGGGAATGACGAGAGAGGAGCGGCAGCAGCGTGACCTTGACCAACAGATGCCTCAGCGCAGACGACTCAG TTCTGCGGGACAAACTCCCCGTCGAGACCTGGAGAAACAGCTGACGGGAGAGGAAAA AGCGCTCCGACCGGGCGACCCGGGTTTCTGCGCCAGGGCTCGAGTGCCGATGCCCTCCAACAAAGACTACGTCGTCCGACCCAAATGGAACGTCGAGATGGAATCCAGCAGA GGTCCTGCGAAGAAGGGCATGTCTCGGGTGGACAAGCAGATGCGGCGCTTTGCGGACATCCGCCGCCTCACAAAGACAGGACATGCCGTTAAAATCAGCGTGGAAGGAAATCGTATGCCGCTCTGA
- the LOC119132390 gene encoding protein IWS1 homolog isoform X2: MDGEEDEFMSGSHSDDGGGTPVQDEHQASDGEDMSSNKHHSEDEGSNNEEASYNKHQNDSDSDNDVRRGGDSDSEAEAPGRHGDDDQRSDSEAEAPVRRHDPGSDSEAEAPVHHKDQGSDSEAEPPRRRADQGSDSEAEAPVRRDDPLSDSEAEAPSRRDNQGSDSEPERPKPADSDDDSVGKRRMSVSEDEAAVKQAASDNEEREASSPVTRRGSSSDMEEDRAKAAAAAAVESDSDNEHAKAKSAADSDSDTETPPKRKTAAALNSGDESDARQEEAEESGGGKWKAVMRSDSENEEDGGGEEKKKAANVVGSDGEAQEKQKASDNSDDDEQPVKRKKAIVSDSEDDEMEKPAVKRSRAVSDDDDNSDSDGESGGIDKSMAAKLRELGSDSGSDDDDRNKAAGENKDEKALFGSDSDDDDNQEEKMIADIFGESGDEEEEEFTGFNQEDLEDKKEAKEKLQKMEDSDSDEGIRHRGQDISFMSDFDIMLARKKAMSGKRRRHRDGGTFISDADDVVSAMIIKMNEAAEEDRTLNSAKKPALKKLTLLPQVVMHLKKQDLKDTFIDSGVMTAIKEWISPLPDKSLPALRIREELLKILQELPSVSQETLKHSGIGRAVMFLYKHPKESRSNKDLALKLINEWSRPIFGLTSNYKGMTREERQQRDLDQQMPQRRRLSHPQRVERAEEPDVFSPPSSSAGQTPRRDLEKQLTGEEKALRPGDPGFCARARVPMPSNKDYVVRPKWNVEMESSRGPAKKGMSRVDKQMRRFADIRRLTKTGHAVKISVEGNRMPL, translated from the exons ATGGACGGAGAAGAGGACGAATTCATGTCTGGCAGCCACTCCG ATGACGGAGGCGGAACTCCTGTTCAGGATGAACATCAGGCATCGGATGGCGAGGACATGAGCAGCAACAAACATCATTCTGAG GACGAGGGGAGTAACAACGAGGAGGCGTCTTACAACAAACATCAAAATGACAGCGACTCCGACAATGACGTCCGACGAGGTGGTGACAGCGACTCCGAAGCGGAAGCGCCTGGTCGCCATGGTGACGACGACCAGCGAAGCGATTCCGAGGCAGAAGCTCCCGTTCGCCGTCATGACCCAGGAAGTGACTCTGAGGCCGAGGCCCCTGTTCACCACAAAGACCAGGGGAGCGATTCCGAG GCCGAGCCTCCACGTCGCCGCGCCGACCAGGGTAGCGACTCCGAGGCAGAGGCTCCGGTTCGCCGCGACGATCCGCTGAGCGACTCTGAGGCCGAGGCTCCGAGTCGCCGCGACAACCAGGGGAGTGATTCGGAGCCGGAACGCCCAAAGCCCGCTGACAGCGACGATGACTCTGTGGGAAAACGCAGAATGAGCGTGTCGGAGGACGAGGCGGCGGTCAAACAGGCCGCTTCAGACAATGAGGAAAGGGAGGCTTCGTCCCCCGTGACGCGCAGGGGGAGCAGCTCAGACATGGAGGAGGACAGAGctaaagcagcagcagcagcggcggtggAGAGTGACTCTGACAACGAGCACGCCAAAGCAAAATCCGCTGCCGACAGTGACTCTGACACAGAGACGCCGCCCAAACGCAAGACAGCGGCGGCACTGAACTCTGGCGATGAGTCCGATGCACGCCAGGAAGAGGCCGAGGAGAGTGGGGGAGGCAAATGGAAGGCCGTCATGCGGTCGGACAGTGAGAACGAGGAGGACGGTGGCGgcgaggagaagaagaaagccGCCAATGTCGTGGGAAGCGACGGAGAAGCGCAAGAGAAGCAGAAAGCCTCGGACAacagtgatgatgatgagcagCCAG tgaagaggaagaaggcCATCGTGTCAGACAGTGAGGATGATGAGATGGAAAAACCAG CTGTCAAGAGGAGTCGCGCGGTTTccgacgacgacgacaactCCGACAGCGACGGCGAGTCGGGCGGAATCGACAAGAGCATGGCCGCCAAGCTCCGGGAGCTGGGCTCCGACAGTGGCAGCGACGACGACGACCGCAACAAGGCGGCGGGGGAGAACAAAGACGAGAAGGCGCTCTTCGGGAGCGACagcgacgacgacgacaaccAGGAGGA AAAAATGATCGCAGACATCTTTGGAGAGTCAggcgatgaggaggaggaagagttcACG GGCTTCAACCAGGAGGACCTGGAGGATAAGAAGGAGGCCAAGGAGAAGCTGCAGAAGATGGAGGACTCTGATTCTGATGAGGGAATCCGTCACAGAGGCCAAGA TATCAGCTTCATGTCCGACTTTGACATCATGCTGGCTCGCAAGAAGGCCATGAGCGGCAAGCGGCGGCGTCACAGAGACGGCGGAACGTTTATCAGCGACGCCGACGACGTGGTCAGCGCCATGATCATCAAGATGAACGAGGCCGCGGAG gaGGACAGAACGTTGAACAGTGCGAAGAAACCGGCGCTCAAGAAGCTCACTCTGCTGCCTCAAGTGGTCATGCAtctaaaaaa GCAGGATCTGAAAGACACGTTCATTGACAGCGGCGTCATGACGGCCATCAAAGAGTGGATCAGCCCGCTCCCCGACAAGTCATTGCCGGCACTCCGGATCCGAGAGGAGCTGCTCAAGATCCTGCAGGAA CTGCCCAGCGTCAGTCAGGAGACGTTGAAGCACAGCGGCATCGGCCGCGCCGTCATGTTCCTCTACAAGCACCCCAAAGAGTCCAGATCCAACAAAGACCTGGCCCTCAAGCTCATCA ACGAGTGGTCGCGGCCCATTTTCGGCCTGACGTCCAATTACAAGGGAATGACGAGAGAGGAGCGGCAGCAGCGTGACCTTGACCAACAGATGCCTCAGCGCAGACGACTCAG tcatccacaGAGGGTGGAGAGAGCCGAGGAACCGGACGTCTTCTCTCCACCTAGCAG TTCTGCGGGACAAACTCCCCGTCGAGACCTGGAGAAACAGCTGACGGGAGAGGAAAA AGCGCTCCGACCGGGCGACCCGGGTTTCTGCGCCAGGGCTCGAGTGCCGATGCCCTCCAACAAAGACTACGTCGTCCGACCCAAATGGAACGTCGAGATGGAATCCAGCAGA GGTCCTGCGAAGAAGGGCATGTCTCGGGTGGACAAGCAGATGCGGCGCTTTGCGGACATCCGCCGCCTCACAAAGACAGGACATGCCGTTAAAATCAGCGTGGAAGGAAATCGTATGCCGCTCTGA
- the ostn gene encoding osteocrin — translation MHLCGALLFICLLSINMPEGDAHELRRPQQHEDASTRSGPAALVHPDVTKTLQPDGRAKAENDVTESKRKTSFLGNTLDRLSIGAINTKHAANRQRVIELPRRRLSLPPMDRLGMRRLPNRRG, via the exons ATGCACTTGTGCGGCGCTCTGCTCTTCATCTGTCTGCTGTCCATCAACATGCCTGAAGGAGACGCCCACGAGCTGAGGCGACCACAACAG CATGAAGACGCTTCGACGAGGTCCGGGCCCGCCGCATTAGTCCACCCGGACGTGACCAAAACGCTCCAGCCAGATGGTCGAGCGAAGGCAGAGAATGATGTCACGGAGTCCAAGAGGAAGACGAGTTTCCTCGGGAACACGCTGGATCGGCTGTCCATTGGCGCCATCAACACCAAACATGCGGCAAACAGGCAGAG AGTGATTGAGTTGCCACGGCGACGCCTCAGCCTCCCTCCCATGGACAGGCTCGGGATGAGACGCTTGCCAAATAGAAGAGGATGA
- the gmnc gene encoding geminin coiled-coil domain-containing protein 1 produces the protein METLTNTWSLIDQCNITNVGDKHSSCPWEERVFNRSPPAGGQWSEQLSPHLQRNKQLEDKLLQREEELSRLQEENNKLRQFLNSSFVRNLEDKAGVRQSLHFFDDVDKKLSADKTWNLNRKRPFNGGSFQNSVRRHLQVSKRICRNLSTEFNSTESSSAESSSSSSELDLWVLRTLGLKDPDTIDTSSMPTVYQENFSPEQSDCSYGSTESPQSHPAFMASTPDHKSPPQGQPISKVTHFGQTPFNSPVLNCSWPPQSPSQVGRGEGGHPDLAFAMSLSPASSVKTLSYPQGQAFVRRDPQGRYNFTWLPTHTSRNMDRT, from the exons ATGGAAACCCTAACCAACACGTGGTCCCTGATCGATCAGTGCAACATCACCAATGTTGGAGACAAGCATTCCTCGTGTCCGTGGG AGGAGCGTGTGTTTAACAGGTCTCCCCCTGCTGGTGGACAGTGGTCAGAGCAGCTCTCGCCTCACCTCCAAAGGAACAAACAG CTTGAGGACAAGCTTTTGCAGCGAGAAGAGGAACTGAGTCGCCTccaggaggaaaacaacaaactgcGACAATTCCTCAACTCTTCATTCGTCAGGAATCTTGAAGACAAAGCCGGAGTGAGACAATCGTTGCACTTTTTTGATGATGTCGACAAA AAGTTGAGTGCCGACAAGACCTGGAATCTAAACAGGAAGCGGCCATTCAACGGTGGGTCTTTCCAAAACTCCGTTCGGCGCCACCTTCAGGTCAGCAAACGCATCTGCCGGAACCTCAGCACCGAGTTCAATTCCACTGAGTCCAGTTCCGCGGAATCCAGTTCCTCCTCTTCCGAGCTGGACCTTTGGGTTCTGAGGACTCTTGGTCTGAAGGACCCGGACACCATCGACACATCCTCTATGCCGACTGTGTATCAGGAGAACTTCTCACCGGAACAGTCAGACTGCAGCTATGGGAGCACAGAAAGTCCGCAAAGTCATCCTGCCTTCATGGCATCCACTCCAGACCACAAGAGTCCACCTCAAGGACAACCAATCTCCAAGGTGACTCACTTTGGCCAGACTCCTTTTAACAGTCCGGTCCTGAACTGTTCTTGGCCGCCCCAGAGTCCGTCGCAAGTTGGTCGGGGTGAAGGTGGACATCCAGACTTGGCTTTTGCGATGTCCCTGAGCCCTGCCAGTAGCGTAAAGACCCTTAGCTATCCTCAAGGACAGGCTTTTGTCAGGAGGGACCCGCAAGGACGCTACAACTTCACTTGGTTGCCCACACACACCTCCAGAAACATGGACAGGACTTGA
- the tsen34 gene encoding tRNA-splicing endonuclease subunit Sen34 produces the protein MSSKEAESPIRPVHVSQCDSASLVWRTEDVAAARSVGVVGALLGSLPRTPRQNVRLGRPLLLLPEEERYLGQCGALATETAVSQPDAGERVSQVALYEESLQQSYQEQRVLALQDRKAAVLHALGSSRPGSEVDGEENTRHRLEALERQFRFPRTALAVQLSTARVGPAQVSPGPACRAVRTPAADARYRVFADLRGRGFYLTSAGKFGGDFLVYPGDPLRFHAHFICMCLDVDERVPLMDLLAAARLGSNVKKTLVLCSPNRHGEGVTYSSLQWSGMV, from the exons ATGTCTTCCAAAGAGGCGGAGTCTCCCATCCGGCCCGTGCACGTCAGTCAGTGTGACTCTGCATCCCTGGTGTGGCGTACAGAGGACGTGGCTGCAGCCCGTTCTGTCGGTGTGGTGGGGGCATTGCTGGGTTCGTTGCCGCGCACCCCCCGGCAGAATGTACGTCTGGGACGCCCGTTGTTGTTACTGCCCGAGGAGGAGCGCTATCTGGGTCAGTGCGGCGCCCTCGCCACCGAGACCGCCGTCTCCCAACCG GATGCGGGCGAGCGAGTTAGCCAGGTGGCGCTCTATGAGGAATCTCTGCAGCAAAGCTACCAAGAGCAGCGAGTCCTCGCTCTCCAAGACAGAAAGGCGGCGGTACTACATGCGCTCGGCTCGTCACGACCAG GGTCGGAGGTCGACGGCGAGGAGAACACGCGGCACCGCCTGGAAGCTCTGGAGCGTCAATTTCGTTTCCCACGCACTGCGCTGGCGGTCCAGTTGAGCACAGCCAGGGTGGGGCCGGCCCAGGTTTCGCCGGGGCCAGCGTGTCGCGCTGTCCGCACGCCCGCCGCCGATGCCAGGTACCGGGTGTTTGCGGACctgagggggcggggcttctaCTTGACCTCGGCCGGGAAGTTTGGCGGAGATTTCCTCGTCTATCCTG GTGACCCCCTGCGCTTCCACGCACACTTCATCTGCATGTGCCTGGACGTGGATGAACGTGTGCCACTGATGGACCTCCTGGCTGCCGCTCGCCTTGGTTCCAATGTCAAGAAGACGCTGGTCTTGTGCTCGCCCAACCGCCATGGTGAGGGCGTGACGTACTCATCGCTCCAATGGAGCGGAATGGTCTGA